A region from the Thermanaeromonas toyohensis ToBE genome encodes:
- a CDS encoding HD-GYP domain-containing protein: protein MQVDLYGQGQQGGSRIYRLVFPSPLARILFRSLALILLTSITLANRYSRSLSFQILLDFFYLIPITIASLDSLNTGLIFACLSGVLRLILNPVLFVSLKATDYVDFLVVTSFYLLDPLGIELLRRLAWQRRMLEQNLKVTTEALLEALQLRDHYTGQHSREVALYSRLIGEALGLTRVEQEELYLAGLLHDLGKIGIDDACLNKPGPLTPEEWAIIHQHPRLAYQIVKKVVGEGSRVARAVLYHHERYDGRGYPEGLKGKAIPLEARILAVADCFDAMTTDRVYRRALTREQAIEELKRCAGTQFDPEIVDVFCRILEGKRN, encoded by the coding sequence CCCTCCCCTTTAGCCCGGATATTGTTCCGTAGTTTAGCCTTGATCTTGCTAACCTCTATAACCTTAGCTAATCGGTATAGCCGGAGCTTGTCTTTCCAAATACTTTTAGATTTCTTTTATTTAATCCCTATCACTATAGCCTCACTAGATTCTTTAAATACTGGGCTAATATTTGCTTGCCTTTCTGGAGTTTTACGCTTAATTTTAAACCCTGTCCTCTTTGTCTCCCTAAAAGCCACAGATTATGTGGACTTTCTGGTGGTTACTAGTTTCTATTTATTAGACCCCTTAGGGATTGAGCTTTTGAGGCGCCTGGCCTGGCAGAGGCGGATGCTGGAACAAAATTTAAAGGTTACGACGGAAGCTTTGCTGGAGGCCTTGCAGCTCCGGGACCATTATACTGGCCAGCACTCGCGGGAAGTAGCCTTATATTCCCGGCTTATAGGCGAGGCATTGGGCTTAACAAGGGTGGAACAAGAAGAATTGTACCTGGCCGGTCTTTTGCATGATCTGGGGAAAATAGGCATAGACGATGCTTGTTTAAATAAACCGGGCCCGCTTACACCTGAGGAATGGGCCATTATACACCAGCATCCTAGGCTGGCTTACCAGATAGTTAAGAAGGTGGTGGGCGAGGGAAGTAGGGTAGCCCGGGCAGTGTTGTATCATCACGAACGTTACGATGGCCGGGGTTACCCGGAGGGGTTAAAGGGTAAAGCTATCCCTTTAGAGGCCCGCATTTTGGCTGTGGCTGATTGTTTTGATGCCATGACTACGGATCGTGTATACCGGCGGGCCCTAACTCGTGAGCAGGCTATAGAGGAGCTAAAAAGGTGCGCGGGAACCCAATTTGATCCTGAGATCGTAGATGTGTTTTGCCGGATACTAGAGGGGAAGAGGAATTAA
- a CDS encoding response regulator, whose amino-acid sequence MGRLEAKIMGATILIIEDTEAHRVLLRDILALTGKEIIEATNGEEGIRLAKEIKPELVFMDLHLPDMDGITATKILKEDPLTGDIPIVAIGSYESSQEKRLFLAIGGNVYLSKPLDVEVILSVVKQLLARH is encoded by the coding sequence ATGGGTAGATTGGAGGCTAAAATAATGGGTGCTACCATCTTGATCATCGAGGATACGGAAGCCCATCGCGTGCTGCTTAGAGATATACTGGCCCTCACCGGGAAGGAAATTATTGAGGCTACTAATGGGGAAGAAGGGATTCGCCTGGCAAAGGAAATAAAGCCTGAGTTGGTGTTTATGGATCTCCATTTACCTGATATGGACGGCATTACCGCTACTAAAATTTTAAAAGAAGATCCTTTAACGGGAGATATTCCAATAGTAGCTATAGGTTCCTATGAATCTTCTCAAGAGAAGCGTCTTTTTTTAGCTATAGGGGGGAATGTTTATTTAAGCAAACCCTTAGATGTGGAGGTTATCTTAAGCGTGGTAAAGCAATTACTGGCCCGCCATTAA
- a CDS encoding four-carbon acid sugar kinase family protein — translation MAKWAVVADDLTGANATGVLFAKKGLKIVTVINYRMLPELLTVNWEGLVVNTFSRGVVPAEARRRVEETVSILRQAGVSYFGKRIDSTARGNLGAEIEGMLATLGPEYIAVVVENDFSGPRVCPASFTKAGVLYTRWLGKKISSYPKGKRNRMEKGIYNNKYIPG, via the coding sequence ATGGCAAAATGGGCGGTAGTGGCGGATGATCTTACGGGCGCTAATGCCACAGGCGTATTATTTGCTAAGAAAGGTTTGAAGATAGTAACGGTTATTAATTATCGGATGTTACCCGAATTACTTACAGTAAATTGGGAAGGGCTAGTTGTTAATACTTTTAGCCGCGGGGTAGTTCCTGCTGAGGCCCGGCGGCGTGTAGAAGAAACGGTTTCTATACTTCGTCAGGCTGGGGTTTCCTATTTTGGAAAGAGAATTGATAGTACGGCCCGGGGAAATCTAGGGGCAGAGATAGAGGGAATGCTGGCTACCCTGGGCCCCGAATATATCGCTGTAGTAGTAGAAAATGATTTTAGCGGGCCTAGGGTTTGCCCTGCCAGTTTTACCAAAGCAGGGGTGCTTTATACTCGCTGGCTAGGCAAGAAAATATCCAGCTACCCCAAAGGAAAACGGAACAGGATGGAAAAAGGCATCTACAATAACAAGTATATCCCTGGTTGA
- a CDS encoding DeoR/GlpR family DNA-binding transcription regulator has protein sequence MLTLERRQKILQWILREGRAEVAELASAFGVSTMTIRRDLKALENEGLLARSRGGALSRNGLIGEIPYRSKVTSHLELKRGIAKVAAGLVENNSTVILDAGSTTLEVARCLKKSKENLTIVTNDLNIAIELADVPGFKVLTTGGEVQPGVYCLLGEEALAFLRSISVNIAFLGAGAVDLAGLYTPTLDKVHLKRAMVASAAKAVLVADHTKFGRKAFAKVCELKVVDLIITDNQLAPQIVAEMERQGINLILAEPDNTV, from the coding sequence ATGCTCACCCTAGAGCGCAGGCAAAAGATCTTGCAATGGATATTACGGGAAGGCCGGGCGGAGGTAGCCGAACTTGCTTCGGCTTTTGGGGTTTCCACTATGACCATCCGGCGGGATCTGAAGGCTTTAGAGAATGAGGGGCTTCTGGCTAGGTCTAGAGGTGGAGCATTGTCCAGAAATGGTTTGATTGGAGAAATACCTTATCGCTCGAAAGTTACTTCCCATCTAGAGCTTAAGAGGGGAATTGCTAAGGTGGCTGCTGGTCTAGTGGAAAATAATAGCACGGTGATCCTAGATGCAGGTTCCACTACCCTAGAAGTGGCTCGGTGTTTAAAGAAGTCTAAAGAGAATTTAACTATAGTAACTAACGATTTAAATATTGCTATAGAACTGGCTGATGTACCAGGGTTTAAGGTCTTAACTACCGGAGGAGAAGTTCAGCCGGGCGTGTATTGCCTACTAGGAGAAGAAGCGCTCGCTTTTTTGCGTTCCATTAGTGTGAACATAGCTTTTTTAGGAGCCGGCGCTGTTGACCTAGCAGGCTTATACACCCCTACTTTGGATAAGGTCCACTTAAAAAGGGCTATGGTAGCCAGTGCAGCTAAAGCAGTGCTGGTAGCAGATCATACCAAGTTCGGTCGGAAGGCTTTTGCCAAGGTTTGTGAGCTTAAGGTTGTGGACCTTATTATTACCGACAACCAGCTTGCTCCACAAATAGTAGCTGAGATGGAGCGGCAGGGGATTAATTTAATATTGGCTGAGCCAGATAATACAGTTTAA
- a CDS encoding sugar-binding transcriptional regulator translates to MNSEIKTIIQVARLYYEKGLTQQEIATEMQLSRSTVSRLLEKARKEGFVEIRVLDPYNHNQDLARTLQQRFNLKACVITSTGVSERTSRRAIGLAAAGLLDEILKEGDVLGVSWGSTLYELAINLNGVTPRAIQVVPLLGGMGQLPRHFQVNELANMFAQAFGGTAYALHAPALVGSAEVKRALINDPSLRPVISLWSQITVAVVGIGPPISVSPMLSTNYFGDSDVLALMHQGAVGDICARFFNEYGRLCQASVNERIIAVDLEDLRRIPTVIGVAGGPEKVRSILGALRGRWINTLVTDLSTAEELIRSIREDRLE, encoded by the coding sequence ATGAATAGCGAGATAAAAACTATCATCCAAGTGGCGCGACTATACTACGAAAAAGGTTTAACTCAACAAGAAATTGCTACCGAAATGCAGCTTTCGAGATCAACCGTTTCCCGCTTACTTGAAAAGGCTCGTAAAGAAGGTTTTGTGGAAATCCGTGTGCTTGATCCTTATAACCACAATCAAGACCTTGCCCGGACTTTACAGCAGCGGTTTAACCTTAAGGCTTGTGTTATAACATCAACCGGGGTTTCTGAACGCACCTCTAGGCGAGCAATTGGCTTAGCGGCTGCAGGTCTGCTCGATGAAATCCTTAAGGAAGGCGATGTACTAGGTGTTTCCTGGGGCAGTACGCTATACGAACTGGCAATTAATCTTAATGGCGTAACTCCAAGGGCGATACAGGTAGTTCCGTTATTAGGTGGGATGGGACAATTACCACGTCATTTTCAGGTTAATGAGTTGGCCAATATGTTTGCTCAAGCTTTTGGTGGTACTGCCTACGCTCTCCATGCTCCCGCCTTAGTAGGTTCTGCCGAAGTTAAAAGAGCCTTAATTAACGATCCTAGTCTAAGGCCAGTAATAAGTTTATGGTCCCAGATCACCGTAGCTGTAGTTGGCATTGGACCACCCATATCCGTGTCCCCCATGTTATCGACCAATTATTTTGGTGATAGCGATGTCCTTGCTTTGATGCACCAAGGAGCAGTGGGGGACATTTGTGCTCGCTTTTTCAATGAATACGGTCGTCTTTGCCAGGCATCGGTAAACGAACGTATTATTGCTGTGGATTTAGAAGATTTGCGACGGATACCCACTGTAATTGGTGTTGCAGGCGGTCCTGAAAAAGTACGGAGCATTTTGGGAGCCTTACGCGGGCGGTGGATCAATACTTTGGTTACAGATCTTAGCACAGCTGAGGAGTTAATACGCAGTATTAGGGAGGACAGATTAGAGTGA